In a single window of the Acyrthosiphon pisum isolate AL4f chromosome X, pea_aphid_22Mar2018_4r6ur, whole genome shotgun sequence genome:
- the LOC100570805 gene encoding uncharacterized protein LOC100570805, translating to MKCKNILLEYEQLQNLKDIIYSLSEDDSSIIFTRYEEFVKSMSLITLDSPIDQASVAGNIFAELLSKNILSITTITQGIDDVLKYWNDCLMNFPQFFTYIAAIIAPLLLSQNGTFDFNSLKDSCTSIRPGNSSKLFIEVLYKINSSKEALNIKEKLGGILWIYNKWNALENFPLEFFVPNNQINNYFKKDQIGVFLLSIAIYDKMRFIDNKLLYDILQSWICANIDAEIIKTPLFVQALTIAIVIVCLKLNLSYEGFFDSIHLKLLTCYIQFESLPEYEIKEREVKCMLGIQIMSATLKHPRDCSISSMNIEL from the exons AtgaaatgcaaaaatatacTTCTAGAATATGAGCAACtgcaaaatttaaaa gatataatatattcattatcgGAAGATGATTCTTCCATAATCTTTACAAGGTATGAAGAGTTTGTGAAGAGTATGTCACTTATCACTTTAGATAGTCCTATCGATCAAGCATCAGTGGCAGGAAACATTTTTGCAGAACTTTTATCCAAAAATATTCTTTCTATAACGACCATCACTCAAgg aaTTGATGATGTTCTTAAATATTGGAATGATTGTTTGATGAATTTCCCTCAATTTTTCACCTATATTGCTGCCATTATTG ctccattattattatcacagaatgGTACCTTCGATTTCAACAGCTTAAAAGATTCTTGTACATCTATACGACCAGGCAATTCTAGTAAATTGTTCATCGaagtactatataaaattaatagttccAAGGAAGCGCTTAACATTAAAGAA AAACTAGGTGGTATATTGTGGATTTACAACAAGTGGAATGCGTTGGAAAATTTTCCTCTTGAATTTTTTGTGCCcaataaccaaataaataattatttcaaaaaagat cAAATTGGAGTATTCCTCTTATCTATTgctatttatgataaaatgagGTTCATTGATAATAAACTACTGTACGATATATTGCAAAGCTGGATATGT gcTAATATCGATGCAGAAATCATTAAAACCCCTCTGTTTGTGCAAGCATTAACTATTGCTATTGTCATTGTATGTTTGA aaTTGAATCTTTCTTATGAGGGTTTCTTTGATTCTattcatttgaaattattaaccTGTTATATTCAATTTGAATCACTCCCAGAATATGAAATCAAGGAACGAGAAGTAAAATGCATGTTGGGCATTCAAATAATGTCTGCTACACTTAAGCATCCCAGAG ACTGTTCAATAAGCTCTATGAACATAGAGTTATAA
- the LOC100571003 gene encoding uncharacterized protein LOC100571003 — MNSIQPTANTFYNSIPNNQEITLAQQPQAIANFSPYVNPKCMHPKAYISYQLNWKGINTQAKGKFIERWKNVARRLRSIKAIKFERYNKNQAVIVTSSSPIIISDEVRTAKKWLETDVHNADFQLVKQNWALTYEIRRKDNLDTQDRFLSNIFLTWPILQGRKRYELNVEDFKIAFPETHSLYSEWNDFLNALEAFSKRIIDIRRSSVNDKHAQALLSKLDTACLEGD; from the exons ATGAATTCAATACAACCAACtgccaatacattttataattctattccAAATAACCAGGAAATAACTTTGGCACAACAGCCACAGGCAATAGCTAATTTTTCTCCATATGTGAATCCAAAATGTATGCATCCCAA agcatatatTTCATACCAGCTAAATTGGAAGGGCATCAACACCCAAGCAAAAGGAAAGTTTATTGAGCGCTGGAAGAATGTTGCCCGGCGATTAAGATCTATTAAAGCTATTAAGTTtgaaagatataataaaaatcaagcAGTAATCGTGACTAGCAGCTCTCCTATTATTATATCTg ATGAAGTTCGTACTGCAAAGAAATGGCTAGAGACTGATGTACACAATGCCGATTTTCAATTAGTAAAACAAAACTGGGCATTAACTTATGAGATAAGAAGAAAAGACAATTTAGATACACAAGAccgttttttatcaaatatttttttgacttgGCCAATTTTACAAGGCCGAAAAAGATATGAGCTA AATGTTGAAGATTTCAAAATCGCTTTTCCTGAAACTCATTCCTTGTATTCAGAATGGAAtgactttttaaatgcattagAAGCATTTTCAAAACGCATAATTGATATTCGAAGAAGCTCAGTTAATGATAAACATGCTCAGGCTCTACTAAGTAAATTAGATACTGCATGTCTAGAAGGAG ATTGA
- the LOC103311516 gene encoding uncharacterized protein LOC103311516 has translation MSNINATPTTMLRGNETLKNRFQILPNYDSCLQPSGPSQNAPQIISKPKRPKYGGRGMAIRELAESLSADAMNKTILNFSNACIERHFKSLREENEKKLKETNEKIWGKCIHSDRSS, from the exons atgtcaAATATCAATGCAACACCCACAACAATGTTAAGAGGTAACGAGACATTGAAAAATCGGTTCCAAATTCTGCCAAATTATGATTCTTGCTTACAGCCATCTGGCCCTTCTCAAAATGCA CCGCAAATAATATCTAAGCCAAAACGCCCAAAATATGGTGGTAGAGGAATGGCCATTCGAGAACTAGCCGAGTCTTTGTCTGCAGATGCCATGAACAAAACAATTTTG AACTTTTCAAACGCTTGCATAGAACGTCATTTCAAAAGTCTTAgagaagaaaatgaaaaaa AACTTAAGGAAACAAATGAAAAGATTTGGGGAAAATGCATACATTCTGATAGAAGTTCATAA